Proteins encoded together in one Cyprinus carpio isolate SPL01 chromosome B14, ASM1834038v1, whole genome shotgun sequence window:
- the LOC109079172 gene encoding zinc finger and BTB domain-containing protein 3-like, with protein sequence MEFPGHSQQLLASLRSQRLQGFLCDCTVQVGPTRFGAHRAVLASFSPFFHMFYSDQSMGSTSTINGGPQRDTVTINGDIVTPQAFGLLLDFMYEGVLRLAAHPPPEDVLAAASFLHMNDVVRVCKRRLQGRGLAEADSTRVEVGANESAKPGELDGSSGEDAPGAGTERDGAVRHCLQSSQQMSLYIDTKTETQAGMANLLMHSAESSEMADTTQPGMDSQPAISNSCSGPSTYRSSPRPDKTRTSAAARSASLESALSSPCSTTELIQTETQPVVATAVALSSVDNTSAAQEHESRVFMQAPTLKPQFQNKSAGNPGSSQHIQSQNERRHENTLPNARNMQSKRKKTISQTSREENKDRFKVKLEAIVISDEESDDVDETVVMDDGPSRNADLDHGDDFDDCNHDVEELTDTQFIPAHSLIHLPHQEPLSFPSSPQGPNTSTADTGSFSSSLFQANSQPEQQAMYLEDFHDSLGSYVEDVPTCNTCGKTFSCAYTLRRHAIVHTRERPYECTYCYRSYTQSGDLYRHIRKAHDHGLPVKRSRVESDPPPSPPPPPHPPQT encoded by the coding sequence ATGGAGTTTCCAGGACATAGTCAGCAGCTCTTGGCCAGCCTGCGCTCTCAGCGTCTACAAGGTTTCCTTTGTGACTGCACTGTGCAGGTCGGCCCGACTCGTTTCGGAGCCCACCGTGCCGTGTTGGCCTCTTTCTCCCCATTCTTCCATATGTTTTACTCCGATCAGTCAATGGGGAGTACCAGCACAATCAACGGAGGGCCACAAAGAGACACAGTCACTATTAATGGAGATATCGTGACCCCACAAGCCTTTGGGCTCCTCCTTGACTTTATGTACGAAGGGGTTCTGCGGTTAGCAGCCCACCCCCCTCCAGAGGACGTGCTCGCCGCAGCCAGCTTCCTACATATGAATGACGTGGTGCGAGTTTGTAAGAGAAGACTGCAGGGTCGAGGATTGGCTGAGGCGGATAGTACAAGAGTAGAAGTTGGAGCAAACGAGTCAGCTAAACCTGGAGAACTTGATGGCTCGAGTGGAGAAGACGCACCTGGTGCAGGAACAGAAAGAGATGGAGCAGTAAGACATTGTCTACAGTCAAGCCAACAGATGTCACTTTATATTGATACCAAGACTGAAACACAAGCAGGGATGGCTAATCTCCTCATGCACAGTGCGGAGAGTTCAGAAATGGCGGACACGACCCAACCAGGAATGGACTCGCAACCAGCCATTAGTAATTCTTGTTCGGGTCCGTCCACATATCGTTCTTCACCTAGACCTGACAAAACAAGAACATCTGCAGCGGCACGGTCTGCTAGCCTTGAGTCGGCACTTTCAAGTCCATGTAGTACGACAGAACTAATTCAGACAGAGACACAACCTGTTGTAGCCACTGCCGTGGCTCTGAGCAGTGTGGACAACACTAGTGCTGCTCAAGAACATGAATCTAGAGTTTTTATGCAGGCTCCAACACTAAAACCCCAGTTCCAGAATAAAAGTGCTGGAAATCCAGGGTCTTCACAACACATTCAGAGCCAGAATGAAAGGAGGCATGAGAACACTTTGCCCAATGCAAGAAACATGCAAAGCAAGCGTAAAAAAACTATTTCGCAAACATCAAGGGAAGAAAATAAAGATCGCTTTAAAGTGAAATTGGAGGCCATTGTGATTTCTGATGAAGAGTCTGATGATGTAGATGAGACCGTGGTCATGGATGACGGCCCAAGTAGAAATGCAGATTTAGATCATGGGGATGATTTTGATGACTGTAATCATGATGTCGAGGAGCTGACTGATACTCAGTTTATTCCTGCACACTCATTAATTCATCTTCCACATCAAGAACCCCTTTCTTTCCCTTCCTCACCGCAGGGTCCTAATACTTCTACAGCAGACACCGGCAGCTTTTCATCATCTCTTTTCCAAGCCAATTCCCAGCCGGAGCAGCAGGCCATGTACCTTGAGGATTTTCACGACTCGCTTGGGAGTTACGTAGAGGACGTGCCTACTTGTAACACTTGCGGAAAGACGTTTTCCTGTGCTTACACGCTGAGGAGACACGCCATTGTGCACACTAGGGAGCGGCCTTATGAGTGCACCTACTGTTACCGCAGTTACACGCAGTCTGGAGACTTGTACAGGCACATCAGAAAGGCACATGATCACGGCTTACCAGTCAAACGCAG
- the lsm11 gene encoding U7 snRNA-associated Sm-like protein LSm11 isoform X1: protein MEEDERESESERRSPPSQTSDQQTTTETSRQKLETDEDDIETKLDISSDRFDPLLALYSPQVPLPYPNIKCFNNIAEYESFMKGGRGRAKPENVEKRLRKAQKGKADPERIERLKRLMVNNPVEEEGEGSGVKRPPRQRKAAKNVLTRMPLHTGSPLGELNRCVQEKIRVKVHIRTFKGLRGVCSGFVVAFDKFWNLAMVDVDETYREPLLGQALYHEKALTVTRLFEKLKVQETVALSAVENQKSELHSSSSHLTHQTRRTDPKHTQERSEHSEKDKTTLKVTQKIATKPKVEYGRVHTRHVNQLFIRGENILLVNIQRE, encoded by the exons ATGGAGGAGGATGAGAGAGAGTCAGAAAGTGAGCGCCGTTCACCACCTTCCCAAACATCTGACCAGCAAACAACCACCGAGACCTCCAGACAAAAACTAGAAACCGACGAAGATGATATCGAAACTAAGCTGGACATCAGCTCGGATAGGTTTGACCCTCTGCTCGCTCTGTATTCCCCACAGGTGCCACTGCCTTACCCCAACATCAAGTGCTTTAATAACATCGCAGAATACGAGAGCTTCATGAAAGGCGGTCGAGGCCGAGCGAAACCCGAAAATGTGGAGAAAAGACTCCGAAAAGCACAGAAGGGTAAAGCAGACCCAGAGAGGATAGAAAGGCTGAAAAGACTCATGGTAAACAACCCGGTTgaggaggagggagagggaaGCGGAGTCAAGAGACCGCCTCGACAGCGAAAAGCGGCTAAAAATGTGCTTACCAGAATGCCAC TGCACACAGGCAGTCCATTAGGAGAGCTGAACAGATGTGTTCAGGAGAAAATCAGAGTCAAGGTTCACATCCGGACCTTTAAAGGGCTCCGAGGAGTGTGTTCTGGCTTTGTGGTGGCATTTGATAAGTTTTGGAACCTG GCAATGGTGGATGTGGATGAAACGTACAGGGAGCCACTTCTGGGACAAGCTCTTTATCACGAGAAAGCACTTACGGTCACAAGG ctatttgaaaaattaaaagttCAAGAGACCGTGGCTCTCAGCGCGGTTGAGAATCAGAAGTCAGAGCTACACAGCAGTTCATCTCATCTAACACACCAAACCAGGAGAACCGACCCCAAACACACCCAGGAGAGATCTGAACACTCGGAGAAAGACAAGACCACATTAAAAGTGACACAAAAAATTGCAACCAAGCCTAAAGTGGAGTATGGAAGAGTGCACACACGTCATGTCAATCAGCTTTTTATACGAGGAGAAAACATTCTTCTTGTGAACATACAGCGGGAATAA
- the lsm11 gene encoding U7 snRNA-associated Sm-like protein LSm11 isoform X2 gives MEEDERESESERRSPPSQTSDQQTTTETSRQKLETDEDDIETKLDISSDRFDPLLALYSPQVPLPYPNIKCFNNIAEYESFMKGGRGRAKPENVEKRLRKAQKGKADPERIERLKRLMVNNPVEEEGEGSGVKRPPRQRKAAKNVLTRMPLHTGSPLGELNRCVQEKIRVKVHIRTFKGLRGVCSGFVVAFDKFWNLLFEKLKVQETVALSAVENQKSELHSSSSHLTHQTRRTDPKHTQERSEHSEKDKTTLKVTQKIATKPKVEYGRVHTRHVNQLFIRGENILLVNIQRE, from the exons ATGGAGGAGGATGAGAGAGAGTCAGAAAGTGAGCGCCGTTCACCACCTTCCCAAACATCTGACCAGCAAACAACCACCGAGACCTCCAGACAAAAACTAGAAACCGACGAAGATGATATCGAAACTAAGCTGGACATCAGCTCGGATAGGTTTGACCCTCTGCTCGCTCTGTATTCCCCACAGGTGCCACTGCCTTACCCCAACATCAAGTGCTTTAATAACATCGCAGAATACGAGAGCTTCATGAAAGGCGGTCGAGGCCGAGCGAAACCCGAAAATGTGGAGAAAAGACTCCGAAAAGCACAGAAGGGTAAAGCAGACCCAGAGAGGATAGAAAGGCTGAAAAGACTCATGGTAAACAACCCGGTTgaggaggagggagagggaaGCGGAGTCAAGAGACCGCCTCGACAGCGAAAAGCGGCTAAAAATGTGCTTACCAGAATGCCAC TGCACACAGGCAGTCCATTAGGAGAGCTGAACAGATGTGTTCAGGAGAAAATCAGAGTCAAGGTTCACATCCGGACCTTTAAAGGGCTCCGAGGAGTGTGTTCTGGCTTTGTGGTGGCATTTGATAAGTTTTGGAACCTG ctatttgaaaaattaaaagttCAAGAGACCGTGGCTCTCAGCGCGGTTGAGAATCAGAAGTCAGAGCTACACAGCAGTTCATCTCATCTAACACACCAAACCAGGAGAACCGACCCCAAACACACCCAGGAGAGATCTGAACACTCGGAGAAAGACAAGACCACATTAAAAGTGACACAAAAAATTGCAACCAAGCCTAAAGTGGAGTATGGAAGAGTGCACACACGTCATGTCAATCAGCTTTTTATACGAGGAGAAAACATTCTTCTTGTGAACATACAGCGGGAATAA